A genomic window from Neoarius graeffei isolate fNeoGra1 chromosome 5, fNeoGra1.pri, whole genome shotgun sequence includes:
- the LOC132885884 gene encoding C-C chemokine receptor type 4-like: MATIYPSMTTADDYSEYYNEILQDTYQVCSNANVSAFSQVFLPTLYSIVFIVGFIGNGLVLCVLLKYHKRSNVTDVCLFNLALSDLLFLISLPFWAHYAAVTEWTFGGFMCHAVTALYMLGFYGSIFFMILMTLDRYAVIVHAHSSLFTKHRSVRASIAMALFMWALSLGASLPTIIFSQVKNESDGWICKEEYPEQTRWKLFSYIELNIFGLIIPLSVMVFCYSRIIPILMALKSQKRHKAVRLILVLVTVFFVFWTPYNIVIFLKFLRQLGYMTSCQWEQDLHMATQWVETIAFSHCCLNPIIYAFVGQKFRTLVRNILKQWFPVCFGRCTTVFSEFSERKSSMSSHSSVISTTKIV; the protein is encoded by the coding sequence CCGATGACTACTCGGAATACTACAATGAAATATTACAAGACACTTACCAGGTGTGCAGCAATGCCAACGTAAGTGCCTTCAGTCAAGTCTTCCTCCCAACCCTCTACAGCATTGTCTTCATTGTTGGATTCATTGGCAATGGCCTGGTGTTGTGTGTCCTGCTCAAGTACCACAAAAGGTCAAATGTGACAGATGTGTGCCTCTTCAACCTCGCACTTTCAGACCTTCTTTTCCTTATCTCATTACCTTTCTGGGCTCATTATGCTGCCGTCACTGAGTGGACCTTTGGTGGCTTCATGTGCCATGCAGTGACAGCGCTGTACATGCTGGGCTTCTATGGAAGTATCTTCTTCATGATCCTCATGACCTTGGACCGTTACGCTGTCATTGTCCATGCCCATAGTTCTCTCTTCACCAAACACCGGTCTGTCAGAGCTAGCATAGCTATGGCTTTGTTTATGTGGGCACTTAGCTTGGGAGCCTCTCTGCCAACCATCATCTTCTCCCAAGTGAAGAATGAATCAGATGGATGGATATGCAAAGAGGAATATCCAGAACAGACAAGATGGAAGTTATTCTCTTACATTGAACTGAATATCTTTGGTTTAATCATTCCACTCTCAGTAATGGTGTTCTGCTACTCACGTATCATCCCCATCTTAATGGCCCTGAAGTCTCAGAAGAGACACAAAGCTGTCAGGCTCATCCTGGTTTTAGTTACTGTTTTCTTTGTCTTCTGGACACCCTACAACATTGTCATCTTCCTGAAGTTCCTGCGTCAATTAGGCTACATGACCAGCTGTCAGTGGGAACAGGACCTGCACATGGCTACGCAGTGGGTGGAAACCATAGCGTTCAGTCACTGCTGCCTCAACCCCATAATCTATGCCTTTGTGGGGCAGAAATTCAGGACTTTGGTTCGCAACATACTAAAACAGTGGTTTCCTGTTTGCTTTGGTCGGTGCACAACAGTCTTCAGTGAGTTCTCAGAAAGGAAGAGCTCCATGTCCTCACACTCCTCTGTGATTTCCACCACAAAGATTGTGTAG